From one Candidatus Parcubacteria bacterium genomic stretch:
- the asnB gene encoding asparagine synthase (glutamine-hydrolyzing) has translation MCAINGFTWRDEALAERMNAVTAHRGPDATDTFIEEGISFGHNRLAIIDLSPRSAQPMTDASGRYTLVFNGQIYNFKELKAELSDYPFRSEGDTEVILAAYIRWGKKAVERFNGMFALAIWDRENKELFLARDHAGIKPLYYAETERGLIFSSEIKGILEYDLPRRLNMEAFGRYLRLLYAPGPETMFEGIFKLPAGSRALYKDGKLSIETYWDVHNGVKTDSLTSAEWRRRVAAQVDASVAMQLVSDRPIGIYLSGGIDSSVVLDAVSRIRSNVDTFSVGFELGEGEQSERFNADFDLARRTAAHYGTNHHEVVMTTTDAAELFERAVWHLDQPVANATILPMFKLAAFTKDKATVVLGGDGGDELFGGYERYRLSLAASRYQKYVPGVLRSLLSFHPTLSKLNTPPGPARIALFMAEKEEAVRRLLAPGIELPNLKEVFAPHLVHDTRNFEDAFMEADRKTWLVDEAFAMADSMSMSAGVESRPPLLDVDMIELSARMPLSEKVSLRNTKVVLKEAFRGRLPAYLFNEPKRGWFSPGAKWLRREPFKSFAREVLSESYYPPTAALFNWTEISRMLEEHTEAKAYHLNQLWAVLTFQVWAKLYKISL, from the coding sequence ATGTGCGCCATCAACGGATTCACTTGGAGGGATGAGGCGCTCGCAGAACGCATGAACGCGGTCACTGCGCACCGGGGACCGGATGCGACCGACACGTTCATTGAGGAGGGGATTTCCTTTGGACACAATCGTCTTGCCATCATCGATCTCTCCCCGCGCTCTGCTCAGCCGATGACGGATGCGAGCGGGCGCTACACGCTGGTATTCAACGGGCAGATTTATAATTTTAAAGAATTGAAAGCGGAGCTCTCGGATTATCCTTTCCGTTCGGAAGGAGACACGGAGGTCATCCTCGCAGCCTATATCCGCTGGGGCAAGAAGGCGGTGGAGCGTTTCAATGGAATGTTCGCGCTCGCTATCTGGGACAGGGAGAACAAGGAGCTTTTTCTTGCGCGGGATCATGCTGGTATCAAGCCCCTCTACTATGCGGAGACGGAACGTGGGCTCATCTTCTCTTCCGAGATCAAGGGTATCCTGGAGTACGATCTGCCGCGGCGTCTCAATATGGAAGCTTTCGGACGCTACCTGCGACTCCTCTACGCGCCGGGGCCAGAGACAATGTTCGAGGGTATTTTCAAGCTGCCAGCTGGTTCCCGCGCACTCTACAAGGATGGCAAGCTCTCCATCGAGACCTATTGGGATGTCCATAACGGCGTAAAAACTGATTCACTCACTTCGGCCGAGTGGAGGAGGCGAGTCGCTGCTCAGGTAGATGCCTCTGTCGCCATGCAGCTCGTCTCGGATCGTCCTATAGGTATCTATCTCTCCGGTGGTATCGATTCGAGTGTGGTGCTCGATGCGGTCTCGCGCATCCGCTCCAACGTAGACACCTTCTCTGTCGGCTTCGAACTCGGAGAGGGCGAGCAGTCCGAGCGCTTCAATGCGGATTTTGATCTCGCGCGCCGCACCGCGGCGCACTACGGCACCAATCACCACGAAGTGGTGATGACTACTACGGACGCGGCAGAGCTCTTCGAGCGGGCCGTTTGGCACCTCGATCAGCCGGTAGCGAACGCCACTATCCTTCCGATGTTCAAGCTGGCTGCGTTCACCAAAGACAAAGCCACTGTTGTTTTAGGCGGCGACGGGGGAGACGAACTCTTCGGCGGCTATGAGCGCTATCGTCTCTCGCTCGCGGCGAGCAGATACCAGAAATACGTACCAGGAGTACTCCGCTCTCTCCTGTCTTTCCATCCCACGCTCTCGAAATTGAATACGCCTCCTGGTCCTGCGCGCATCGCGCTCTTCATGGCTGAGAAGGAGGAAGCCGTGCGTCGACTCCTCGCTCCTGGCATTGAGCTCCCGAATCTTAAAGAGGTATTCGCTCCGCACCTAGTGCATGACACACGAAACTTCGAAGACGCCTTCATGGAAGCTGATCGTAAGACCTGGCTCGTAGACGAGGCGTTTGCTATGGCGGATTCCATGTCCATGTCTGCAGGTGTAGAGAGCAGGCCTCCGCTTCTTGATGTGGACATGATCGAGCTTTCCGCGCGCATGCCGCTCTCTGAGAAGGTCAGTCTGCGGAATACCAAGGTTGTTCTTAAGGAAGCGTTTCGCGGTCGTCTCCCTGCGTATCTCTTTAATGAGCCGAAGCGCGGCTGGTTCTCGCCGGGTGCTAAGTGGCTGCGCCGAGAGCCGTTTAAATCTTTTGCGCGCGAAGTTCTCTCTGAGAGCTACTATCCTCCCACGGCTGCTCTTTTCAATTGGACGGAGATATCACGCATGCTCGAAGAACACACTGAGGCGAAAGCGTATCATCTTAATCAGCTCTGGGCTGTGCTTACTTTCCAGGTCTGGGCGAAGCTGTACAAGATATCGCTATGA